In Sulfitobacter sp. LCG007, the sequence GCAACGGCGTGAGCCGCGACGAAATCCGCGCCATCATCCATGTTGTCGGAATATATTGCGGCGTTCCACAGGCGCTCGAATGCTTCCGCGTCGCCCGCAAGGTTCTCGACGCAGAGACGGAGGCCTGAGCAGGCAGGGGGCATCCCATTCGGGCTTTCCCGCCCGGATGGCGCGCGTTAGCGTCGCGTGGACCGCAATTCGATGGCGACCGGACATGAAGATAATCCTGCACGCGGGCGCGCATTTCACCGAGGAAGACCGCCTGATGAAATGCCTCTTGCGCAACAAGCCCGATTTCGCGCGGCGCGGTGTGTCCGTCCCCGGGCCGGGACGTTATCGCCAGCTCTTGCGCGACAGCCTTTCGGCACTGCGCGACTCGCCCGCATCGCAAGAGTCGCCGGACATCCTTCTCGACGCCATTCTGGACGACGAGAAGGCGCGGCGGCTGGTGCTGTCCAACGCGAACCTCTTTGCCGCGCCCCGTGGCGCGCTGCGTGGCGGGATGATCTACGCCAGTGCGCCGGAACGGCTGCGGCAGGTCGCAGCGCTTTTCTCGGGGATCGAGATCCGCCTCTTCATGGCCCTGCGCAACCCGGCAAGCTTCGTTCCCGCCTGTTTCAGCCAATCCCGGCTGGACGACGTCGCCGCGTTCCTCGATTGCGCCGATCCGCGCAGCCTGCGCTGGTCCGACACGCTGATCGCGATCCGCGAAGCGTTGCCGGATCTTCCCATGACGATCTGGTGCAGCGAGGACGCGCCCCTGCTCTGGGGACAGATCATCCGCGAAATGGCGGGGCTGGGAGAGCATGACGAGATCACCGGCGGTTTCGACCTGCTCGCCTCGATCATGACCCCGCAGGGAATGGCGCGTTTCAAGTCCTATCTGGAAGAACATGACGATCTGCCGGAGGCCAGCAGGCGCCGGGTCATGCGCGCATTCCTGGACCGTTTCGCGATCGAGGAAGCGCTGGAGGAAGAAATCGACATGCCCCACTGGACACAGGACCTTGTCGCGGAAATGACCGATACCTATGACCGCGACATGCTGCGTATCGAGTCGATACCGAACCTGCGGCTGCTGCTGCCGTGACCGGTCAACCCCGGCGACCGGCCCCGATCAGCGACCAGATCACCAGACCCACATAGAAAAGCGTCCCCAGCACCAGCGTCACCCAGGGATAGGTCAGCACGGCCGCTCCGGTGAAGGCGAAGGCCACCAGGACATAGCGAACCCCGTCGCGCGGAATGTTCAGCGTCTTGAACGACCATGTCGGAATGCGGCTGATCAGCAGCCCCCCGATCAGCGCCATGTAGATCGCCAGCAGATGCCCGTGGATGATCGGCCCGCTGTCGGTCGCGAAGGACAGGAACATCGGCCACAGCACCAGCATCGCACCCGCGGGGCTCGGGATGCCAACGAAGTATTCGTCCTCGCGCGCCTCGCCGGACTTTGCCGTGACGTTGAAGCGCGCCAGCCGCAGGACGCAGCAGACGGCATAGACCAGCACCGCGATCCAGCCTACGCGCGGCGTCT encodes:
- the pssA gene encoding CDP-diacylglycerol--serine O-phosphatidyltransferase → MARPDVPLTNILPNLMTVTAICAGLTSIRYGLQGNFELAVLLILLAALLDGLDGRLARLLDSDSAVGAELDSLADFLNFGVAPGLLLYFWALDETPRVGWIAVLVYAVCCVLRLARFNVTAKSGEAREDEYFVGIPSPAGAMLVLWPMFLSFATDSGPIIHGHLLAIYMALIGGLLISRIPTWSFKTLNIPRDGVRYVLVAFAFTGAAVLTYPWVTLVLGTLFYVGLVIWSLIGAGRRG